The following are from one region of the Carcharodon carcharias isolate sCarCar2 chromosome 27, sCarCar2.pri, whole genome shotgun sequence genome:
- the LOC121270505 gene encoding zinc finger and SCAN domain-containing protein 2-like, with the protein MEGKSTVHSEKPYTCFMCGRGFSRSSGLSRHKCGHSGGKPWRCEDCGKGSESPPELESHQCSCRGERPFTCTECGKGFTRSSHLLTHRRVHTGERPFTCTECGKGFTRSSHLLTHRRTHTGERPFTCTECGKGFTRSSHLLTHRRTHTGERPFTCPECGKVFAQLPNLLSHQRVHSDERPFKCPDCGKCYKSSGELMSHQRVHTDERPFRCSHCGIGFRRSSNLTQHQRTHTDERPFRCSLCGTGFRRSSDLTVHQRVHTGERPFTCPACGRRFIDSSNLQKHQRIHTGERLFKCTDCEKCYKSSGELMCHQRVHTDERPFRCSQCGAGFRRSFQLTVHQRTHTGERPFTCTECGKGFTQSSHLLSHQRVHN; encoded by the coding sequence atggaaggaaaaagcaccgttcacagtgAGAAGCCGTACACGTGTTTcatgtgtggacgaggcttcagccgATCATCTGGCCTCTCGAGGCACAAGTGCGGCCACAGTGGGGGGAAGCCATGGAGATGTgaagactgtgggaagggatctGAATCCCCGCCTGAGTTGGAAAGCCACCAGTGCAGCTGCcgcggggagaggccattcacctgcaccGAGTGCGGCAAGGGATTCACCCGCTCGTCCCACCTGCTGACCCACCGGCGggtccacaccggggagaggccgttcacctgcaccGAGTGTGGCAAGGGATTCACCCGCTCGTCCCACCTGCTGACCCACCGGCgcacccacaccggggagaggccgttcacctgcaccGAGTGCGGCAAGGGATTCACccggtcgtcccacctgctgacCCACCGGCGCACCCACACCGGGGAGCGGCCGTTCACCTGCCCCGAGTGCGGCAAAGTCTTCGCCCAGTTACCCAACTTGCTGagccaccagcgagttcatagcGACGAGAGGCCCTTTAAATGCCCCGACTGCGGGAAGTGCTACAAAAGCTCCGGGGAGCTGATGTCCCATCAGCGCGTTCACACCGACGAGAGACCCTTCAGGTGCTCCCACTGCGGGATTGGGTTCAGGCGCTCGTCCAACCTCACCCAACACCAGCGCACGCACACGGACGAGAGGCCATTCCGGTGCTCTCTTTGCGGCACTGGGTTCAGGCGATCGTCCGACCTCACGGTGCACCAGCGagtccacaccggggagaggcccttCACCTGCCCCGCGTGCGGGAGGAGGTTCATCGATTCGTCCAACCTGCAGAaacaccagcgcattcacactggggagagactgtTTAAATGCACAGACTGCgagaagtgctataaaagttcgGGGGAACTGATGTGCCACCAACGAGTTCACACCGACGAGAggccgttcaggtgctctcagtGCGGGGCCGGGTTCAGGCGGTCATTTCAACTCACTGTGCACCAGCGcactcacaccggggagaggccgttcacctgtactgagtgtgggaagggattcactcagtcatcccacctgctgagtcaccagcgagttcacaactAA